The genome window AATGACATCCTCTTCATAGGTATCCGGGTTAATGAAAAGATCTTCAACAGTAATTCCATTGATTTTCTTAACCGGGGATTCATTTTTGTCCGTCCGTTTGCAGTTCAGTTTAATGGTTTTTCCTCTGAACTTGCGTGTGGCTTTAAACCCGTTCCAGGATTGAGGTATTGACGGGTCAATCAGTATGCCGTCAAGCGAAGTCTTAAATCCGGCAATCTGATCCATGCCATTCCGCAGCATCCAGACAGCGGTGCCTGTTAGCCAGGAATGGGATGCCTGCCCTTCGGTAGGATGGTCAGGACTGGTTACATACTCTGCAAAAACATAGGGTTCAATCTCATACCGGTCAATCCGCTTCGAGGAATTTACCGGCAGCATTTTTTTATAGACCGAGTACGCTTTTTCAGTATCTCCGTTCAGGAAAGAAGCAAGCACAAACCAGGAAGAAGCATGGTTAAAGATTGCTCCGTTTTCCTTTTTACCTGGAACGCAGCGGCTTATGAGCCCTACATCTTCTTCCACGATGGTATAAGAAGGCCAGCAAATCTGAATACCGTTATCTCTTTCCATCAGTTTAGCTGTGGATTCAAGGGCTTTGGTTCCCCGATCTTTTGGAGCCAGACCTGAGATAACCGACCAGGTTTGGGAATTAATGAAAATCTTTCCCTGCTCGGCTTTCTTTGTACCCAGCGGTTCACCATTATCCTTAAAGGCACGAATGTACCACTCTCCATCCCAGGCGACAGCATTAATTACCTTGCCAAGGTGATCATACGTTGAATGCCAGCGGGCATGGGTTTCAATATCACCTTTTCTTTTCAGGAGTTCGAAGGATTTTTTGATTATGTACGCGAGGAAGAAGCCGCCCCAGATGGTTTCTCCCTTTCCTTTCGGGCCAACCTTATCCAGGGTATCATTCCAGTCCCCGTTCATGATTTTAGGGATGCCTCTTTCGGTGGTAGCGGAAATTGCAAAATCCACAGCACGCTTCAGATGCTCATAAACATTAGCGCTGCCGCCATCGTAGAATGTAACATCTTCATCAAGAATGGACGTATCACCGGTTTCATTCAGGTATTCAATTAACCCGAATGGCACCCAGAGGGGAGTATCAGAGTGATTTGTTCGTTCGCCCCAGTCAGTGAGTTTGAAAAAATTATGCAGCGTTGAGCCGTCCGAGAATTGAAAGCGTAGCGCGTTCAGTAATCTCGCTCTTACTCTTTCTGGATCTGCAAGCACAACTCCCAGTATATCCTGAAACTGATCCCGCATACCGGTTCCGAATAACAGCCCGCCGTGGTAATATCCGGAGTTTCTTGCCATATCAAACGTCACTGCTGCCTGATACTGATTCCAGACGTTCAGCATCACGTTTACGTCATCATCGGGGGACTGAATAGAAAAGTGGGAGAGATAATTATCCCACCACTTTTTCAGCTCTTCGAATCTCTTCTTACAGCGGGATATATTGCGGATATCTTTCCAGTCCAAGCCCTCAAAAGGATTATCTTCCTTTTCCTTGTCATTAACCAGCATGATGATAGCAAATTCTTTCTCTTCTCCCGGAGCAAGAACAAGTTCAGATTGAAGTGCGGCAACCGGATCACCTGCGGTAATTTCGGTGTTACCCATCTTTCCGGTTTCAACTGCAACCGGATTTGCTTCCGATCTCCAGCGGCCGATAAATGCATCCAGTGAAGAATCAAAACCGCTTACGGGCAGTGTGCTTGTAAAAAGAAGCCAGTGTTTCCAGTCCAGATTGGGTTGTTCGACTGACACTTTTTTGTTCAGCACCCAGTATCTGCGGGTTGCGGTGAGTGCATTGTGTTTTTTATCGTAGTGGATATCCGTAAAATGTTTGTCATTTGGCTGATTTATAATGTCGTTGAGCGCATTACCCATCATGAGTTCGGTAAATGCATAAATACCCAGGTTTTTAGTGGTTTTGCCGTTATTGACAAGCTTTACCTTCCATATTTCCCCATTAAGATCTCTGGGTACAAAATAGGTCAGTGTTCCCTTTATATTTTCAAATTCTGTTTCTACTGAGGTATATCCAAGCCCGTGCCGGCACTCATAGGATTTATACTTCACGTCAAGAGTGGGAGCCCAGCTAAGTGACCAGTATTTTTTTGAATCATTATCACGTACCATTACGTACCGGCCAGGACGATCCCAGGGCAGGCAGTTATAACGCATTCTTGTAAGCCGGTTATCGCGCGGGGTATCAACAAAGCTGAAACCACCTCCGGTATGGCTGATCAGACCTGCGTATTTTGGGTTCCACATATAATTAAACCAGGGACGGGGAGTGCGGGGATCCGTTATAATATATTCCCTGTAGTCCTCGGAAAATCTTCCGTATTTATTCTCAAAAAGATTCTTCTTCATTTCTCTATAAGTTTAATGTATAAATATCAGTTTTTGTGCCTGGAGCAAGATGTCGGCAACTTCTTTTTTGCTGTTGCCCTCAGCATATAATCTCACCATCGGTTCGGTCTCAGAACTTCTTAAAAGCAGCCATCTGGAATCTCCTTCAAGCTGAAGTTTTAATCCATTTATTACATTTCTGCTGCTTAAAAACTCCTGTAATCCGGTTACTTTATACCCTGCAATGCTTTCTGGAGGAGCTTTTGCAAGTGCCGGAAGCAGCGCTACTCTGTTATCGCTTGTATAATGCGCGTCAATTCTGTCGTAGAAAATTTCACCGTATTCTTTTCTTTTTGCGGCTACGAGTTCAGAAAGCTTTTTGTATCCGGAAGCAGCAAGCATCTCAACAAATAGCAGACCTGAGAGGAGTCCGTCTCTGTCTGGAATGTGAAATGAATACCCAAACCCTCCGCTTTCTTCAGCGGCAAAAAGAACATTATCTTTGAGCATTTCTTCACAGAGGTATTTGAAACCGACCTGCACATTGATGATTTTCCTTTTATCACTGGCAAATATATTCAGTTTATCGGTCACTGATGATGTTTTTGCAATGTGCCCGGAAAGCTTTTTTGTATTAACCAGATAATCAGCGAGCAGGAGAATCGTCTCTTGTGCACTGAGCCATTCACCTGTTTCCAGCATTACACCAAGACGGTCTGCATCACCATCGGTAGCAAGACCTAAAGAATAATCTCCTTTTTGTAACTCGTCAGCCAGCGGCTTAAGATTTTGCGGAAGAGGTTCAGCAAGCCGTCCGGCAAAATCAGTTTCAGGAAGTTTGAAAATGGTTTTGGCTGCAATTCCATGATTATCGAGTGCTGTCTCTATAACCTGCTGACCTGCTCCGGCCATGGAATCAATCAATGGATAGACACCTGACTCCTTAATCAGATCAAAATCAATAATCCTCTCGAGGTTCGCGTAATAAATGTTACGCAGATCTGACTGCGTTATATAATCTTCACTGACCTGCACCAGATCAGCATTTATATATGATTCAACTTTGTGAGTCTGTTCTGTAAGAAACGGTCCTCCATAAGAGGACTTAAATTTAATACCGTTATATTCAGGCGGATTATGGCTTGCCGTTATCATCACTCCGGCATTCAGCCTTTTGTTTTTAACGAAATAGGATACTACGGGAGTAGGTCCGGTTTTTTCAGAAAGATATGCCTTGATATTATTTCCCGAGAGAACTCTGGCAAAGAGTGTTGCAAATTCTTTTGACTGGCTTCTTCCATCATATCCGATTGCAACACTCAGATTGTCCTTATCCTTATTGGACTTAATCAGGTAGATTGAAAATGCCTGGGCAACTCTGGCAATATTTGCCGGGTTTACTTCTTTGTCGAGCAGACCCCGCCAACCGTCAGTTCCGAAATTTATTTCAGATTTTTTCTTATTCATGAGCTTCTTTTATCGTACTCTTTTTTAATACTTTCTGCATACCAGGAGGTAACCATTCTAGGCCGTGTAATGGCGGTACCTGCAACCACAGCGAATGCACCGAGAGCAATCATTCTTCCGGCATCGGAAGGGGTATTAATTCTTCCTTCTGCAATGACTGGAATAGCAACTTTTCTCACCAGTTCTTCAAGCAGATCAAAATCCGGGCCTGATAGTTTTTTCCCTGAAGTTTCAGGGGTATATCCTGACAGCGTTGTCGAGATACAATCCGCCCCGGCATCAGCACAGGCAATACCTTCTTCAATTGTCGCAATATCTGCCATTACAGGGAGGGGATAACGCTTTTTAAGCTCATGTATAAACTCCGGGCCGGTTAATCCCTCCCGCTGTCTGAATGTTCCGTCTACCGCGGCCATATGAATTCCGGTTTTCATGATCTCTTCAAACTCCCTGAAAGAACCAGTAATTCTCACGTATCCGTCCTCAAACTTGCTTTTTGTAAGTCCAATAACCGGAACGCTTACACTTTTCACGATCATTTCTGTCTTATCAATATCCCTTGACCTGATGCCAACCGCACCCCCCATGACTGCTGCTTTAGCAAAGAGAGTTACCCCTTCAGGAGAGTTAAACGGATCATCTCCCTCTGACTGGCAGGAGACAATCAGACCACCCTTCAGAGCAGATAATATTTCTTTTGTTTCCATTATTTTTTAGCAGCTGAAATTATTACAACATTCTGATCAGGAGGAGTATTTTTCAGTTCAAGTTCAGCAACGGAGATAAGCTGTGACTCGACCATTAATCCTGTCAGATCAAGTACTTTTCTTGAATAGAGAACAAATATATCAGGGAGCAGGGCACCTGCATCTCCAAAAGTTGTGTATTCAGAAATAATCTTTGCCAGTTCAGCTTTTACGTTCTGACAGGGGAGCATGATAACTTTAGCATCAGATAACTGCAGTTTAATTGTTCCTTCAACGTCTAGAACTCTGATGCCCGATTTGCTCTTTGATGTGAGTCCAAAAAAGGATTTTGCCGTGCTCCGTGAAGTAAAAACCCGGAAGAACTCGGTTTGCCCTTCAATTCTTATAGTCGCAGGATCACACTTCATGCTTTGTGATGCAATCTTACTTAACTCATTATCTTCAAGGTACTTAGCTCCAAGTTCCTTGGTTCTCATCTCGCTTGAACCCGTTGCGGTTGCAATCACTTTTTTGTTTTGATTATCAATCTCGATTGTGACTTCAACTGAATCCGGTGATGCTCCCATATTCAGCACCGAATCAACTGCCAGCTGCCGTAAATTCATTATATCCCCTTCGGTTGGGTTGATGATATTCTTTTCCACCGAATCTCTTATAATTCCCAGTGCAGCACCAATCGCGGAAATTACTTCGCAGTTCTCAGCTATTTTGTGCTCCACATTCATATGGTTGGCTGTAAAAGGAACGATTGCAGATGCTCCGCCGCCGCCGCCAATGAAGCGGAGCATATCACTGTCCAACTTATATTCACGCGATAATTGTTCAATTACCGGTTTTATTTTC of Ignavibacteriales bacterium contains these proteins:
- a CDS encoding N-acetylmannosamine-6-phosphate 2-epimerase, with the protein product METKEILSALKGGLIVSCQSEGDDPFNSPEGVTLFAKAAVMGGAVGIRSRDIDKTEMIVKSVSVPVIGLTKSKFEDGYVRITGSFREFEEIMKTGIHMAAVDGTFRQREGLTGPEFIHELKKRYPLPVMADIATIEEGIACADAGADCISTTLSGYTPETSGKKLSGPDFDLLEELVRKVAIPVIAEGRINTPSDAGRMIALGAFAVVAGTAITRPRMVTSWYAESIKKEYDKRSS
- a CDS encoding phosphoglucomutase; translated protein: MNKKKSEINFGTDGWRGLLDKEVNPANIARVAQAFSIYLIKSNKDKDNLSVAIGYDGRSQSKEFATLFARVLSGNNIKAYLSEKTGPTPVVSYFVKNKRLNAGVMITASHNPPEYNGIKFKSSYGGPFLTEQTHKVESYINADLVQVSEDYITQSDLRNIYYANLERIIDFDLIKESGVYPLIDSMAGAGQQVIETALDNHGIAAKTIFKLPETDFAGRLAEPLPQNLKPLADELQKGDYSLGLATDGDADRLGVMLETGEWLSAQETILLLADYLVNTKKLSGHIAKTSSVTDKLNIFASDKRKIINVQVGFKYLCEEMLKDNVLFAAEESGGFGYSFHIPDRDGLLSGLLFVEMLAASGYKKLSELVAAKRKEYGEIFYDRIDAHYTSDNRVALLPALAKAPPESIAGYKVTGLQEFLSSRNVINGLKLQLEGDSRWLLLRSSETEPMVRLYAEGNSKKEVADILLQAQKLIFIH
- a CDS encoding glycosyl transferase family 36 translates to MKKNLFENKYGRFSEDYREYIITDPRTPRPWFNYMWNPKYAGLISHTGGGFSFVDTPRDNRLTRMRYNCLPWDRPGRYVMVRDNDSKKYWSLSWAPTLDVKYKSYECRHGLGYTSVETEFENIKGTLTYFVPRDLNGEIWKVKLVNNGKTTKNLGIYAFTELMMGNALNDIINQPNDKHFTDIHYDKKHNALTATRRYWVLNKKVSVEQPNLDWKHWLLFTSTLPVSGFDSSLDAFIGRWRSEANPVAVETGKMGNTEITAGDPVAALQSELVLAPGEEKEFAIIMLVNDKEKEDNPFEGLDWKDIRNISRCKKRFEELKKWWDNYLSHFSIQSPDDDVNVMLNVWNQYQAAVTFDMARNSGYYHGGLLFGTGMRDQFQDILGVVLADPERVRARLLNALRFQFSDGSTLHNFFKLTDWGERTNHSDTPLWVPFGLIEYLNETGDTSILDEDVTFYDGGSANVYEHLKRAVDFAISATTERGIPKIMNGDWNDTLDKVGPKGKGETIWGGFFLAYIIKKSFELLKRKGDIETHARWHSTYDHLGKVINAVAWDGEWYIRAFKDNGEPLGTKKAEQGKIFINSQTWSVISGLAPKDRGTKALESTAKLMERDNGIQICWPSYTIVEEDVGLISRCVPGKKENGAIFNHASSWFVLASFLNGDTEKAYSVYKKMLPVNSSKRIDRYEIEPYVFAEYVTSPDHPTEGQASHSWLTGTAVWMLRNGMDQIAGFKTSLDGILIDPSIPQSWNGFKATRKFRGKTIKLNCKRTDKNESPVKKINGITVEDLFINPDTYEEDVINVEIVF